Proteins from one Paraburkholderia sp. BL10I2N1 genomic window:
- a CDS encoding nitroreductase: MDRLSPPPSRSFADVSRAVDWALVTRRSVRAFLPIPVPREEVESILNVARFSATGVNIQPWHVHVVTGTMKSRLSAAINEMNDDPARSSDLEEPYDYYPREWIAPYVDRRRKVGWSLYGLLGIHKGDKERMHVQHGRNYNFFDAPVGLFFTIERVMREGSLLDTGMFLQSVMIAARARGLDTCPQVAFNKFHRVIADELSIPDNHMLVCGMSLGYADPSCIENSLVTERSPVGDFTTFYEK, translated from the coding sequence ATGGACCGTCTATCTCCTCCTCCTTCCCGCTCGTTTGCCGACGTCAGTCGAGCCGTCGACTGGGCGCTCGTCACCCGGCGCAGCGTCCGTGCTTTCCTGCCCATACCGGTTCCCCGCGAGGAAGTCGAGTCCATCCTCAACGTTGCGCGCTTCAGCGCAACGGGCGTCAACATCCAGCCCTGGCATGTGCATGTTGTGACAGGCACGATGAAGTCCCGCCTGTCCGCTGCCATCAACGAGATGAATGATGATCCGGCACGAAGTTCAGACCTGGAAGAGCCCTACGATTACTACCCACGCGAATGGATCGCGCCGTATGTGGACCGCCGGCGCAAGGTCGGTTGGAGTCTTTACGGCCTGCTGGGTATCCACAAGGGTGACAAGGAGCGGATGCACGTCCAGCACGGCCGCAACTACAACTTCTTTGATGCACCCGTAGGCCTGTTCTTCACGATTGAGCGGGTCATGCGAGAAGGAAGTCTTCTGGACACCGGCATGTTTCTGCAAAGCGTCATGATTGCTGCCCGGGCGCGGGGCCTCGATACCTGTCCGCAGGTGGCTTTCAATAAGTTCCACCGTGTCATCGCCGACGAACTGTCCATTCCCGACAATCACATGTTGGTCTGCGGGATGAGCCTGGGTTACGCGGATCCCAGTTGCATCGAGAACTCGCTGGTAACGGAGCGCAGCCCGGTCGGCGATTTCACTACTTTCTACGAAAAATGA
- a CDS encoding IS630 family transposase, with protein sequence MSRGRHATPVKLANKERQELLSLIERKTATQRDVMRARIALWAHEGHSNTVIARELGVSVQTVCLWRKRIARQGVLGIREGERSGRPPRITHEARLQLIALACEAQEPEGRVTPTLDEIAARAVERGVVGQISRSHVQRILQAGDVRPHRVRQWLHSPDPAFREKVNVICKLYRKAPRNAVVLSIGEKTGIQAIERKHPGRAPAPGRLRRREFEYIRHGTQALIAALDVHTGKVLAECRERRTQDDLVAFMERVAAAYPDKQVHVVWDNLNTHRAQAVWQAFNVRHGKRFHFHFTPLHASWVNQIELWFARYTRRVLRHASHTSTAHLRERTGQFVGEHNQAARPFKWSFRGYPLQSGAS encoded by the coding sequence ATGAGTCGAGGCCGCCATGCAACGCCAGTGAAGCTGGCGAATAAAGAACGACAGGAACTGCTATCGCTGATTGAGCGGAAAACGGCTACGCAGCGAGATGTGATGCGGGCGCGTATCGCGTTGTGGGCCCACGAGGGTCACTCCAATACGGTGATTGCGCGGGAACTGGGTGTCTCGGTGCAAACGGTCTGCCTGTGGCGCAAGCGCATTGCCCGGCAAGGTGTCCTGGGTATTCGCGAGGGCGAGCGCAGTGGCCGTCCGCCACGCATCACGCACGAAGCGCGACTGCAGTTGATTGCGCTGGCGTGTGAAGCACAGGAACCTGAGGGACGGGTCACGCCGACCCTCGACGAGATTGCGGCGCGTGCCGTGGAGCGTGGCGTCGTCGGGCAGATCAGCCGCAGTCACGTGCAGCGCATTCTGCAGGCCGGCGACGTACGCCCGCACCGGGTCCGGCAATGGCTGCACAGTCCGGACCCGGCCTTTCGCGAGAAGGTCAACGTGATTTGCAAGCTGTACCGCAAGGCGCCGCGAAACGCGGTAGTGCTCAGCATCGGCGAGAAGACCGGCATTCAGGCCATTGAGCGCAAGCACCCGGGACGGGCACCCGCGCCAGGACGGCTGCGTCGCCGTGAATTCGAATATATCCGTCACGGCACCCAGGCGTTGATTGCTGCGCTCGATGTGCATACCGGAAAGGTGTTGGCAGAGTGCCGCGAGCGGCGCACCCAGGACGATCTGGTAGCCTTCATGGAACGCGTGGCAGCCGCGTACCCGGACAAACAGGTGCACGTGGTTTGGGACAATCTGAACACGCATCGCGCCCAGGCCGTCTGGCAGGCGTTCAATGTGCGGCATGGCAAGCGGTTTCATTTCCACTTCACGCCGTTGCACGCAAGCTGGGTCAATCAGATCGAACTCTGGTTTGCCCGTTATACGCGCCGGGTGCTGCGCCATGCCAGCCACACCAGCACCGCGCACCTGCGCGAGCGCACCGGGCAGTTCGTCGGCGAGCACAATCAGGCCGCACGCCCCTTCAAATGGAGTTTCCGGGGCTATCCGCTGCAAAGCGGTGCATCGTAA